One window of Vibrio sinaloensis genomic DNA carries:
- a CDS encoding prepilin-type N-terminal cleavage/methylation domain-containing protein: protein MKRQGGFTLIELVVVIVILGILAVTAAPRFLNLQNDARKSSLQGLKGAIDGAAGIVYGKAAIQGDENKDTSTVDGIATAYGYPAASDAGIGTAVVGLNTNDWSKIAATDGYYVTFYDEAISGSSATTITSGNCYVKYTGRASSAATATYSATVTNSGC from the coding sequence ATGAAAAGACAAGGCGGTTTCACCCTAATCGAACTGGTCGTGGTGATTGTAATTTTAGGTATTTTGGCTGTTACAGCAGCACCGCGCTTTTTGAACTTGCAAAATGATGCGCGTAAATCATCTCTACAAGGTTTGAAAGGTGCCATTGATGGTGCGGCTGGAATTGTGTATGGCAAAGCTGCGATACAAGGTGATGAAAACAAGGATACAAGTACGGTTGATGGTATTGCGACGGCTTATGGCTACCCTGCTGCAAGCGATGCAGGAATTGGTACAGCTGTCGTAGGTTTGAATACTAATGATTGGAGTAAAATTGCAGCAACTGACGGATATTATGTGACGTTTTATGATGAAGCTATTTCAGGTTCATCAGCTACAACAATTACCAGTGGCAATTGTTACGTTAAATATACTGGACGTGCATCATCTGCGGCGACAGCAACCTACAGTGCTACGGTAACTAATAGCGGTTGCTAA
- a CDS encoding type II secretion system F family protein yields MPTFNYQGRHADGAATSGAIDAPTQEAVVEQLMNKGIIPVSIEIADQSSRLGVDIKTLFTPAVPLEVLVIFCRQLYSLTKAGVPLLRSMKGLSQNSTNKQLQEALENVTQELTNGRSLSSSMQMFPKVFSPLFVSMIHVGENTGRLDQALLQLAGYYEQEVETRKRIKTAMRYPTFVISFIVVALFVLNVKVIPQFSSMFARFGVELPLPTRILITTSEFFVNYWLMMVAAIVAGLFGFRAWINTAAGRETWDKFRLRMPVVGELVNRAQLSRFSRTFALMLKAGVPLNQSLALSAEALGNKFLENRLMEMKASIEAGGTISSTAINSGVFTPLVIQMISVGEETGRIDELLLEVSDFYDREVDYDLKTLTARIEPILLVIVAGMVLILALGIFLPMWGMLDAIKG; encoded by the coding sequence ATGCCGACGTTTAACTATCAAGGCCGACATGCCGATGGAGCCGCCACATCCGGTGCCATTGATGCGCCAACGCAAGAGGCAGTGGTCGAACAGTTGATGAATAAAGGCATCATTCCTGTATCGATTGAGATCGCGGACCAGAGCAGTCGTTTGGGTGTCGATATTAAAACCTTGTTCACACCTGCAGTGCCACTTGAGGTGTTGGTGATCTTTTGCCGGCAGTTGTACAGCTTGACTAAGGCCGGGGTGCCACTGCTGCGTTCGATGAAAGGCTTGAGTCAGAATAGTACCAATAAACAGCTGCAAGAGGCGTTGGAAAACGTGACTCAAGAGTTGACCAACGGTCGCAGTTTGTCGAGTTCGATGCAGATGTTTCCCAAAGTGTTCAGTCCGCTGTTTGTCTCGATGATCCATGTGGGTGAAAACACGGGTCGTCTTGATCAGGCGCTATTGCAACTGGCGGGTTACTATGAACAAGAGGTCGAAACTCGCAAACGGATCAAAACCGCGATGCGTTACCCAACGTTTGTGATCAGCTTTATTGTGGTCGCGCTGTTTGTCCTTAATGTTAAAGTGATTCCTCAGTTTTCCAGTATGTTCGCCCGCTTTGGGGTTGAGTTACCGCTGCCAACCAGGATCCTGATCACCACTTCAGAGTTCTTTGTTAACTATTGGCTGATGATGGTGGCGGCGATTGTCGCCGGGTTGTTTGGTTTTCGGGCGTGGATAAACACCGCAGCAGGTCGAGAAACATGGGACAAATTCCGTTTGCGTATGCCGGTAGTGGGTGAGTTGGTCAATAGAGCGCAGCTGTCACGCTTTTCACGCACGTTTGCGTTAATGCTCAAGGCGGGGGTGCCGCTCAATCAATCGTTGGCTTTGTCCGCAGAGGCGCTCGGCAACAAGTTTCTCGAAAACCGCCTGATGGAGATGAAAGCTTCGATTGAAGCGGGGGGAACTATCTCATCGACGGCAATCAATAGTGGTGTATTTACCCCTTTAGTGATCCAAATGATCTCTGTCGGTGAAGAGACGGGGCGAATCGATGAACTGCTCCTCGAAGTATCGGATTTTTATGATCGCGAAGTGGATTATGATCTCAAGACACTGACCGCGCGCATTGAACCGATCTTGCTGGTGATTGTCGCCGGCATGGTGTTGATCTTAGCCTTGGGCATCTTCTTGCCGATGTGGGGAATGCTCGATGCCATCAAGGGATAG
- a CDS encoding prepilin-type N-terminal cleavage/methylation domain-containing protein, with protein sequence MKKTQTGFTLVELVVVIVVVGLLAVAALPRFLDVTDEAKKASIEGVAGGFATGVLSARAQWEAEARPSRLINSVRRNTVNYDGVKFWLTSSAQTGGNFRDGYPFALNNDDTSFPTTLTDQACIDLMDNLLQNPPKVGTISAAATDSNIKYTAQADSNNSTCTYVQKEGNSNHQFVYQIETGRVTVTLQ encoded by the coding sequence ATGAAAAAAACGCAAACGGGTTTTACTCTGGTTGAGTTGGTGGTGGTGATTGTCGTGGTGGGATTGCTGGCTGTTGCTGCGCTGCCTCGTTTTCTCGATGTCACCGATGAAGCAAAGAAAGCCAGTATTGAGGGTGTCGCGGGTGGATTTGCCACCGGTGTCCTCTCTGCGCGCGCCCAGTGGGAAGCGGAAGCACGCCCATCTCGCTTAATAAACTCAGTAAGGCGCAATACGGTAAACTATGACGGGGTCAAATTTTGGCTGACCAGTAGTGCTCAAACCGGTGGTAATTTTCGCGATGGTTACCCTTTTGCACTTAACAATGATGACACCAGTTTCCCGACCACGCTGACTGATCAAGCGTGCATCGATCTTATGGATAATCTGCTGCAAAATCCGCCCAAAGTCGGCACGATTTCTGCTGCAGCTACCGATAGCAATATCAAATATACCGCGCAAGCTGATAGCAATAACTCAACCTGTACCTATGTACAAAAAGAGGGCAACAGCAATCATCAGTTTGTGTATCAAATAGAGACAGGTCGTGTGACCGTAACGCTGCAGTAG
- a CDS encoding MSHA biogenesis protein MshF: MPSRDSRLELSRLAIGVLLLISLVASFLLSWRAVEQQANRSALQLASQRINERASFYKQQWLLARKANSLEIAGLELNYTDKGWVTPLNNQQRVDCQYWLAILYPDEELLGHQPLAIDNESIARDYRCIYRYSQDRFIAISLIQNNFSAQVGFLIQ; encoded by the coding sequence ATGCCATCAAGGGATAGTAGGCTTGAGTTGTCACGCTTGGCTATTGGGGTGTTACTACTGATCTCACTAGTGGCCAGTTTTTTATTGTCCTGGCGTGCGGTCGAACAACAGGCTAACCGCTCGGCGCTGCAGCTCGCTAGTCAGCGGATTAACGAACGGGCGAGTTTTTATAAACAGCAGTGGTTGTTGGCAAGGAAAGCGAACTCGCTAGAGATTGCTGGTCTCGAGCTCAACTACACTGATAAAGGGTGGGTGACGCCGTTGAACAACCAGCAGCGTGTCGATTGCCAATATTGGCTAGCGATACTCTATCCCGATGAAGAGTTGTTGGGTCATCAACCGCTCGCTATTGATAATGAATCAATAGCGAGGGATTATCGTTGTATCTATCGTTATAGTCAGGATCGATTTATTGCTATCAGTTTGATTCAGAATAATTTCTCTGCCCAAGTTGGATTTTTAATTCAGTAG